A genomic window from Leptolyngbya sp. BL0902 includes:
- a CDS encoding toll/interleukin-1 receptor domain-containing protein, with protein sequence MGDDGLDALLAGPPIGRRVRSPGLRVADILTMPEDQQTVVNWLIRHYEATPAALAQHLNWDTNQVQAHLEDLLNQGYVYTVDGRGACTYRVKLAPKSGRQMPTDVWQVLDRDSEQANVFISYSRRNKEFVQQLHSALEATGREVWVDWDSIPVAGDWWQEIQLGIELADTFLFVISPDSVASKVCGQEIEAAVKHHKRLVPVVFEDVPPEQVHPELARLNWMFFRAEDDFQPSFQRLLAALDQDLDYVRSHTRLLVRALEWERHGRDMSYLLRGADLDRANEHLAQGEKQEPHPTDLHHRYVLASAEAEANLQDRELGRQAAVLAEQRRWLRVVTVVSVVAVGMGGISGLLLQRARQAQTQAELGHWQARQHLATVLSQTNQPWDALLAATQAGVSWQRLPSDLRSPQGQAQTQASLTQALATIEALSADDPPTTASADLPRLLQRSCAYLTENAATQFSAAEADLYWPCP encoded by the coding sequence ATGGGTGATGATGGCTTAGATGCCCTCTTGGCAGGGCCACCGATTGGTCGTCGGGTGCGGTCGCCCGGTTTGCGAGTGGCCGATATTCTCACCATGCCGGAGGATCAGCAGACGGTGGTGAACTGGTTGATCCGTCACTATGAAGCCACCCCTGCGGCCCTAGCCCAGCACCTCAATTGGGACACCAACCAGGTTCAGGCCCACCTGGAGGATCTGCTGAACCAGGGCTATGTGTACACCGTGGATGGTCGCGGTGCCTGCACCTATCGGGTGAAGCTGGCTCCCAAGTCGGGCCGCCAAATGCCCACGGATGTCTGGCAGGTGCTCGACCGCGACAGCGAACAGGCCAACGTTTTTATCTCCTACTCTCGCCGCAACAAGGAGTTTGTGCAGCAGTTACACAGCGCCCTAGAAGCCACTGGACGAGAGGTTTGGGTCGATTGGGACAGCATTCCGGTGGCGGGAGACTGGTGGCAGGAAATTCAGCTTGGCATTGAGCTGGCGGATACCTTCTTGTTTGTGATCAGCCCCGACTCGGTGGCCTCCAAGGTCTGTGGGCAGGAAATTGAAGCGGCGGTGAAGCACCACAAACGGCTAGTTCCCGTGGTGTTTGAGGATGTGCCCCCAGAACAGGTGCACCCCGAACTAGCTCGCCTCAACTGGATGTTTTTTCGCGCAGAGGACGACTTCCAGCCCAGCTTTCAGCGGTTGCTGGCGGCCCTCGACCAAGACCTAGACTATGTACGCAGCCACACCCGCTTGTTAGTGCGGGCGCTAGAGTGGGAACGCCATGGACGAGACATGAGCTACCTCCTGCGCGGGGCAGACCTCGACCGGGCCAACGAACATCTTGCCCAAGGCGAGAAACAGGAGCCCCACCCCACCGATCTCCACCATCGCTATGTTCTGGCTAGCGCAGAGGCAGAGGCCAACCTCCAGGATCGAGAACTGGGGCGGCAGGCAGCCGTTCTGGCAGAGCAGCGACGGTGGCTGCGGGTGGTGACGGTGGTGTCTGTGGTGGCGGTGGGGATGGGGGGAATCAGTGGCCTCCTGCTGCAACGGGCGCGGCAAGCGCAAACCCAGGCGGAACTGGGCCACTGGCAGGCAAGGCAACACCTGGCGACGGTGCTCAGCCAGACCAACCAGCCCTGGGATGCCCTGCTGGCCGCCACCCAAGCCGGAGTGAGTTGGCAACGATTGCCCTCCGACCTGCGCTCCCCCCAAGGGCAGGCCCAAACCCAGGCCAGCCTAACCCAGGCCCTAGCGACTATCGAGGCGCTGTCCGCCGACGATCCACCGACCACGGCATCGGCAGACTTGCCCCGGCTTCTGCAGCGCAGTTGTGCCTACCTCACCGAGAATGCCGCAACTCAGTTCTCCGCCGCCGAGGCAGATCTATACTGGCCCTGTCCCTAG
- a CDS encoding NAD(P)/FAD-dependent oxidoreductase: MQTLQDPALESSPVAPPSGKHRVVIIGGGFGGLYAAQRLGRATDVEVTLIDKRNFHLFQPLLYQVAVGGLSPGDIASPLRGVLSRQKNTQVLMAEVVDIDPQAKTVRLKGDSTLASDILAYDTLIVATGMSHFYFGRDDWADIAPGLKTVEDALEMRRRIFAAFEAAEKTTDPDLQQALLTFVIVGAGPTGVELAGALAELAYHTLKPDFRQIDTAQTRILLVEGMDRVLPPFPSDLSQRAYQDLEGMGVEILTQTLVTDIQGHQITLKQGEEITTVQSATVLWAAGVRDPGMGGILAERTGAERDRSGRIIVSEDLSVPNYPDIFVVGDLAHFAHQDDKPLPGIAPVAMQEGQYVAKLIQNRLKQRPTTKFEYKDTGGLAVIGRHSAVVNFPWMRLTGFPAWFVWLFVHIFFLIEFDNKVIVMIQWASNYITRKQGSRLITIPPDPAPKSALS; this comes from the coding sequence ATGCAAACCCTGCAAGACCCTGCCCTCGAATCGTCTCCTGTGGCCCCGCCCTCTGGTAAGCACCGTGTTGTCATTATCGGCGGCGGTTTTGGTGGGCTCTATGCGGCCCAGCGGCTGGGGCGGGCTACTGATGTGGAGGTGACGCTGATTGACAAGCGCAACTTTCACCTATTCCAACCCCTGCTATATCAGGTGGCGGTGGGGGGGCTATCGCCCGGAGATATCGCTTCACCGCTGCGGGGGGTGCTGAGTCGGCAGAAAAACACCCAGGTGTTGATGGCGGAGGTGGTGGATATAGACCCCCAGGCTAAAACCGTTCGCCTCAAGGGCGATAGCACCCTGGCCTCCGATATCTTGGCCTACGACACGCTGATCGTGGCCACTGGCATGAGCCACTTCTACTTTGGCCGCGACGACTGGGCCGACATTGCCCCCGGCCTCAAAACCGTGGAAGATGCCCTAGAAATGCGGCGGCGCATTTTTGCCGCCTTTGAAGCCGCTGAAAAGACGACCGATCCTGACTTGCAGCAAGCCCTGCTCACCTTTGTGATTGTGGGCGCTGGCCCCACTGGGGTGGAACTGGCTGGGGCCTTGGCCGAACTGGCCTACCACACCCTCAAGCCCGACTTCCGCCAAATCGACACCGCCCAAACCCGCATTCTGCTGGTCGAAGGCATGGATCGGGTGCTGCCGCCTTTCCCCTCCGACCTGTCTCAGCGAGCCTACCAAGACCTAGAGGGCATGGGCGTAGAGATTTTGACCCAAACCCTCGTCACCGATATTCAGGGCCACCAAATCACTCTCAAGCAGGGCGAAGAGATAACCACCGTGCAATCGGCTACTGTGCTGTGGGCGGCGGGAGTACGCGACCCCGGCATGGGTGGCATTTTGGCCGAACGCACCGGGGCCGAACGGGATCGCTCAGGGCGGATCATCGTCTCAGAAGACCTGAGCGTGCCCAACTATCCCGACATTTTTGTGGTTGGTGACCTGGCCCACTTTGCCCACCAAGACGATAAGCCCCTCCCTGGTATTGCCCCCGTCGCCATGCAAGAGGGTCAGTATGTCGCCAAACTCATCCAAAATCGGCTAAAGCAGCGCCCTACCACCAAATTTGAATACAAAGACACCGGGGGACTAGCGGTGATTGGGCGACACTCGGCGGTGGTGAATTTCCCCTGGATGCGACTCACGGGCTTCCCCGCCTGGTTTGTGTGGCTGTTTGTCCACATCTTTTTCTTGATCGAATTCGACAATAAGGTGATTGTTATGATCCAGTGGGCCAGCAACTATATCACCCGCAAGCAGGGATCTCGACTGATTACCATCCCCCCCGATCCGGCCCCCAAAAGCGCCCTTTCCTAG